In Citrus sinensis cultivar Valencia sweet orange chromosome 2, DVS_A1.0, whole genome shotgun sequence, a single genomic region encodes these proteins:
- the LOC102631414 gene encoding carboxyl-terminal-processing peptidase 1, chloroplastic isoform X1 → MSSLILNCSSCTSSSSPRLSPHKHSEQKAPIIQSNTNWAKKAVINVLTGALSFNLLLSSPLALESSSSVQSVPPSPSPSPSLTCHEGEDAAESEPRQVVAKTNEGIVEEAWQIVNDSFLDTGRHRWTPQNWQRKREDILSSSIQTRSKAHGIIKRMLASLGDPYTRFLSPAEFSKMARYDMSGIGINLREVPDANGVVTLKVLGLILDGPAHSAGVRQGDEVLAVNGVDVRGKSAFEVSSLLQGPSETFVTIEVKHGNCGPIESIQVQRQLVARTPVFYRLEHLDNGTTSVGYMRLKEFNALARKDLVTAMKRLQDMGASYFILDLRDNLGGLVQAGIEIAKLFLNEGETITYTVGRDPQYQKTIVADNSPLVTAPVIVLVNNRTASASEIVASALHDNCRAVLVGEKTFGKGLIQSVYELHDGSGVVVTIGKYVTPNHMDINGNGIEPDYRNLPAWNDVTKHLSQCTMHPQG, encoded by the exons ATGAGCAGCTTAATCTTAAACTGCAGCAGCTGTACCTCATCTTCTTCACCGAGGCTCAGTCCACATAAACATTCTGAACAAAAAGCTCCAATTATCCAAAGCAATACTAACTGGGCCAAGAAAGCAGTCATCAACGTCCTCACTGGAGCTCTCTCATTCAATCTCTTGCTCTCTTCACCACTCGCTCTCGAATCTTCGTCCTCCGTACAATCAGTGCCTCCTTCTCCTTCTCCTTCTCCTTCTTTGACTTGTCATGAAGGAGAAGACGCAGCTGAGAGCGAACCACGTCAAGTGGTGGCTAAGACTAACGAAGGAATTGTAGAGGAAGCTTGGCAGATAGTTAATGACAGCTTTCTTGATACTGGCCGCCACCGATGGACTCCCCAAAACTGGCAG CGAAAACGGGAAGATATTTTGAGCAGTTCAATTCAGACAAGATCAAAGGCGCATggtataattaaaagaatgcTGGCCAGTTTGGGCGATCCTTATACTCGTTTTCTTTCACCTGCTGAG TTCTCCAAGATGGCGAGATATGACATGTCTGGTATTGGAATAAACCTTAGGGAAGTTCCCGATGCTAATGGAGTTGTAACACTCAAGGTACTTGGACTTATATTAGACGGTCCTGCACATTCTGCTGGAGTGAGACAG GGGGATGAAGTCTTAGCTGTCAATGGAGTGGATGTAAGGGGGAAATCAGCATTTGAAGTGTCATCTTTGTTACAAGGCCCCAGTGAAACTTTTGTGACTATTGAG GTCAAGCACGGCAACTGTGGACCTATTGAATCCATACAAGTCCAGAGGCAACTTGTAGCTCGAACTCCAGTCTTTTACCGGTTGGAACATTTAGATAATGGCACCACTTCTGTTGGGTATATGCGCCTAAAAGAATTCAATGCATTGGCTAGAAAAGATTTGGTCACTG CAATGAAGCGACTTCAAGACATGGGTGCTTCGTATTTCATTCTGGATCTCAGAGATAATCTTGGTGGACTAGTGCAG gCTGGAATTGAAATCGCCAAACTCTTTCTAAATGAAGGGGAGACG ATCACTTACACAGTTGGAAGGGATCCCCAGTACCAAAAGACCATTGTTGCTGATAATAGTCCACTGGTTACAGCTCCTGTAATT GTTTTGGTGAACAACAGAACCGCTAGTGCAAGTGAAATT GTAGCCTCTGCACTTCATGATAACTGCAGAGCTGTTCTAGTGGGGGAAAAGACTTTTGGCAAG GGTTTGATTCAATCTGTGTATGAACTTCATGATGgatccggtgtggttgtaacCATAGGGAAATATGTCACGCCTAATCATATGGATATAAATGGGAATGGAATTGAGCCTGATTACCGGAATCTTCCAG CTTGGAATGATGTCACCAAGCATCTTTCACAGTGCACTATGCATCCACAAGGGTAA
- the LOC102631414 gene encoding carboxyl-terminal-processing peptidase 1, chloroplastic isoform X2 encodes MARYDMSGIGINLREVPDANGVVTLKVLGLILDGPAHSAGVRQGDEVLAVNGVDVRGKSAFEVSSLLQGPSETFVTIEVKHGNCGPIESIQVQRQLVARTPVFYRLEHLDNGTTSVGYMRLKEFNALARKDLVTAMKRLQDMGASYFILDLRDNLGGLVQAGIEIAKLFLNEGETITYTVGRDPQYQKTIVADNSPLVTAPVIVLVNNRTASASEIVASALHDNCRAVLVGEKTFGKGLIQSVYELHDGSGVVVTIGKYVTPNHMDINGNGIEPDYRNLPAWNDVTKHLSQCTMHPQG; translated from the exons ATGGCGAGATATGACATGTCTGGTATTGGAATAAACCTTAGGGAAGTTCCCGATGCTAATGGAGTTGTAACACTCAAGGTACTTGGACTTATATTAGACGGTCCTGCACATTCTGCTGGAGTGAGACAG GGGGATGAAGTCTTAGCTGTCAATGGAGTGGATGTAAGGGGGAAATCAGCATTTGAAGTGTCATCTTTGTTACAAGGCCCCAGTGAAACTTTTGTGACTATTGAG GTCAAGCACGGCAACTGTGGACCTATTGAATCCATACAAGTCCAGAGGCAACTTGTAGCTCGAACTCCAGTCTTTTACCGGTTGGAACATTTAGATAATGGCACCACTTCTGTTGGGTATATGCGCCTAAAAGAATTCAATGCATTGGCTAGAAAAGATTTGGTCACTG CAATGAAGCGACTTCAAGACATGGGTGCTTCGTATTTCATTCTGGATCTCAGAGATAATCTTGGTGGACTAGTGCAG gCTGGAATTGAAATCGCCAAACTCTTTCTAAATGAAGGGGAGACG ATCACTTACACAGTTGGAAGGGATCCCCAGTACCAAAAGACCATTGTTGCTGATAATAGTCCACTGGTTACAGCTCCTGTAATT GTTTTGGTGAACAACAGAACCGCTAGTGCAAGTGAAATT GTAGCCTCTGCACTTCATGATAACTGCAGAGCTGTTCTAGTGGGGGAAAAGACTTTTGGCAAG GGTTTGATTCAATCTGTGTATGAACTTCATGATGgatccggtgtggttgtaacCATAGGGAAATATGTCACGCCTAATCATATGGATATAAATGGGAATGGAATTGAGCCTGATTACCGGAATCTTCCAG CTTGGAATGATGTCACCAAGCATCTTTCACAGTGCACTATGCATCCACAAGGGTAA